From the genome of Acidimicrobiales bacterium:
GGCCGAGGCAGCACGATATCGCACGCGCGAACGTGGAGGACATGACGATCCGTCGCGCCGTCGACGTGGAGCGGCCCGTCGAGGACCTGTGGGAGGTTCTGAAGGACGTGCGCCGCCTCCCCGAGTTCTCGCCGAGCACGATCGCCGTCCTCGACGCCCCGGACCGGCTGACCCACCCGGGGCAGCGCTTCCGCCAGGTCGTCGAGGTCATGGGCCGGCGCTTCGAGTCCGAGTGGGAGGTCACCGACGTCGTCCCCGGCCGGCGGGTCTCGATCAAGGGCAGCATGGGCCCGGGCGGGCGCTACTGGCTCGTGCAGGAGATCGAGCCGCTCGGCCCCGACCGCAGCCGGTTCTCGCTGACGATGGACTACAAGCTGCCCCTCGGGCCGCTCGGCCGGGTGGCCGGCGCGCTCGGCGTCGCCCAGCGGGCCGAGCGGGAGGCGGGCGAGGTGGTCGAGGGCATCAAGCGCCTGGTGGAGGCCGGCCCCCGGTCGACCTAGGGGGTCCCGTGCAGCATGAGGGTCAGCCGGCGGGTGCCGCCGGGCACGACCCGGATGGGGATGCCCCAGTCCTGGGTGACGAGGTGGCAGGCCGGGTGCACGCCCTCGTCGTCGCAGGTGGCCGCCCTGGCCGTCACGTGGAGCACGCCGGCCCGGCCCTCGCCCTCGAGGACGAGCCGCCTGGTCAGCTCCGTGCCCCGGCCGGCGCCGTCGACGAGGACGCCGGCGGGCGAGGCGTCGACCTCGAGGAGCGTGGCCGGGCCCTCCCGGTCGTCGAGGTGCTGGCCGGGGGCCGGTGAGAAGGCGACCTCGAGCACGACCTCGCCGGGGGCGACCACGGCCGCCGGGCGCTCGACCCGACCCGGCGTGCCGGCCACCGGCCGCCCCCGCCCGCCGGCCGGGACGGGCGTGAGGCGGTGGGCGCCGCACTCGGCGACCCACAGCGTGTCGCCGAGCAGGGCCAGGCCGGCCGGCTCGGACAGCCCGGC
Proteins encoded in this window:
- a CDS encoding SRPBCC family protein, which codes for MTIRRAVDVERPVEDLWEVLKDVRRLPEFSPSTIAVLDAPDRLTHPGQRFRQVVEVMGRRFESEWEVTDVVPGRRVSIKGSMGPGGRYWLVQEIEPLGPDRSRFSLTMDYKLPLGPLGRVAGALGVAQRAEREAGEVVEGIKRLVEAGPRST